The Clostridium beijerinckii genomic sequence GATCGGAATTTGGCTATGCGTTAATTTGGGTAATTTTATTTAGTAACTTAATGGCTATCTTTTTACAGATAATGTCTGCAAAATTAGGAATAGCCACAGGCCATAACCTTCCAGAAATGTGTGCCAAAGTATTTTCTAAAAAAACAAATTGGGTATTTTGGATTGTTGCAGAAATAGGTGCAATGGCAACTGACTTAGCAGAATTTCTAGGTGGAACTTTGGGATTATATTTATTGTTCCATATACCAATGATATATGCTGGGATTATTACAGGAATAATAACATTCTTCATTTGTTATATGGAAAAGTATGGCCAAAAAACTATAGAAATAATAATATCAATTCTTGTTGCAGTAATCTGTATTGCATATACAATAGAATTATTTCTTGCCAAACCTGATTGGTTTCAAGTAGGAATTCATACAATAATTCCATCACTGCCAAATAGTCAGGCATTATTAATCGCAGTAGGAATGCTTGGTGCAACAGTTATGCCTCACGTAATATACCTTCATTCACATTTGGTCCAGCATAGAGGAACTGATACATCCATTGAAGGAAAGCTAAAACATTTAAAAATGGAAAAAATTGATGTAACAATAGCTATGAATATTGCCTTTATAGTGAATGCTGCAATGGTTATTGTATCCGCTGCTGTATTCAATAAAAATGGATTAATTGTTGATACAATGGAGCAAGCCCATGCATCATTACAACCTTTACTAGGTTCATTATCTAGCGGAGCTTTTGGAATAGCATTACTTGCCTCAGGTTTGTCATCATCTGCTGTGGGTACTATGGCAGGTCAAACAATTATGAAGGGTTTTGTGAATTTAAGTATACCAATTAATATTAGAAGACTTATAACTATGATGCCTGCATTGGCTATAATTGCACTTGGAATAAATCCAATGAATACCCTTGTTTTAAGCCAAGTAGCACTTAGCTTCATATTGCCATTTCCGATAATACAAATGCTAACTATAGCTAGACGTAAGGATTTAATGGGTATTATGGCAAATCGCAATTGGGTAAGAATTTTAGGTATTATCATCGCAGCTATAATCATATCACTAAATATGGTTCTCTTATATTTAACATTTACTGGCCAAGCTTAATAGTAATATTTTAGGAGTGTTTTGTGATTAAGTCTATTAACATGTTAAAAGATAAAAACTCTTCTTTTCGGTCTTCCAGAGCCTTAGAAGAGTTTTCTTCCCACTATTAATTTAATCTACACATTTTTGTATGGACATCTTATAAAATATAACTTAAATATCTTTATGTATTTAATAGATATTAGTAATTAAACGTAATTTCTCTTAAAAATTCTTAATCACCACACAAATTTACAACCATATATTAAATATAAGTAATAATTAAGAAGGAATGACATATATGATATTAATTTTATCTGCTTTATTATTTAGTTTATCTTCTAACTTAGATAATTTAGTTATAGGTATTGCATATGGAATAAAAAAAATAAGAATAGACACAGCTGCAAATCTTATAGTAGCACTTGTAACTTCTACTGGAACATTTTTATCTATGTTACTTGGCATATATGTATCTAAATTTTTACCAAGCTTTTTATCAAATAGCTTAGGTGCTGGAATTATTATAATTCTAGGATTATACTTTGTAATTCAAAGTATTTTTAAACTTATAAATAATAAAAAAATAAAAGAACTCGCTTTAAAGAATACTAATGATATGATCGAATATGCAGAAAAATCAGATTTAGATAAATCAGGAGATATAGATAAAAAAGAGGCACTTTTGGTAGCTTTTGCATTAACATTTAATAACTTTGGTACAGGAGTTGCTGCAAGCGTAACAGGCGTTAATATAGAACTTACAGTCATATTAACATTTATAATAAGTATTTGCACACTTAAACTTGGCGAAAGAGCTGGAAACCATATCTTAGGCAAATTTTTAGGTAAATTTGCTCCGTTAATTTCAGGACTCTTACTTATAAGCCTCGGAGTCATAGAATTATTTAACTAATAGATTTAGTTTAAATATGGTTTACTAAAATCGTAACATAATAAATTGAAGAACGATTATAAATTTTAGGAATGAAAGTATTTCTATAAAAAGAAATGCTTTCATTCTCAATTTTTTATATAAAATATCATTTATACAAAAATATTAAATATCATATTTTATAATTTTAGTCTTTTATTGTAGTCTTTTATAATCTCAATAGATTCTTTTAATTCTGCCTTTTCACTTTCAACTAAGTGATATTCAACAAGTTCCTTCACTCCTTGATTATTTAAAACCGCCGGAACACCTGCATATGTGTCACTTTCCCCATACTCTCCATTAAGCATAGCTGATACAGGAATAACTTTATTTTCATCGCGTAATATTGCTTTTACAATCTGAACAGTAGTTGCTGCAATACCAAAAGTAGTTGCACCTTTAGCATTCACAATACGATATGCTATTTTCTTAATATCTTCCGTTACTGAATTTAAATTAAAACCTTTTAATCTCATTTTATTGTCATTGATTATATCTAAAAACTTTTTACCCCCAACTGTAATTTGACTCCATGGAATTATCTGTGAATCTCCATGTTCTCCCATGCACAAAGCATGAACACTTTGTGGGTCAACACTCATAACATCAGCTAAATGATATTTCAAACGTGCTGAATCTAGAGCTGTTCCTGTTCCAATGACTTTACTTGCTGGCAAACCTGAAAGTTTGTGCACATAATATGACATAACATCTACAGGATTTGTTATCACAACTATTATGCCTGAAAATCCACTTTTCATGATGTTCGGCACTATATTATTCATTATTCCTGCAGCTTTTTCTAACATATCTAATCTTGTTTGCCCTGTAATATAAGGTAATGCAGCTGCAATTACAACTATATCTGCATCATTGCATTCTTCGTATTCCCCATCTTTTACCCTCATCTTACTTCCGCTATATCCAAGAGAATGTTGTAAATCCGTCGCTTCAGCCCATGATTTTTCTTTATTTATATCAATCAGTATTAAATCATCGCAAACATGATTCATTACCATGTCAAATGCTACTGCTGCCCCAACAGAACCCGTTCCAACTATTACTACTTTACTTCTTCCAATTGCCATATATATCCCCCTCTACTAATTTTGCTATAAATCATTATATCAAAAATTAGGTCTATTATCATCTAAACAATTCCACTTTGGCATAAAAACTTATTCCTTAATCCAATAGCTGCTTCCATCTTTTTTTCTTTCTATAAAACCATACTCTATTAAAGCTCTTCTTATGGTTACGTAATCCTCATACACTCTCTTTAGAATCCTATTTATCTCTTTTTCAGAATATTGCTTTCCTTTTGAAAAATTTCTTGATATCTCTTCTAATACAATAATCTTTTTCTTTTCTCTAGCTGGATAACTCCTTAAACCACCATTTTCATTCATATAAGTTTCAACAACACTCTTCTTTTCTTTATCTGTTATATTATACCTATCATCTAAAGTAGTTGCTGTTTTATAAGCATCACATATAGTCTCTTTGCCAATTTTATTAATTTTCTTATTTGTTGTTTTTGAAAGCAAATCCATCATAGCTAAAAATAATTTTGCTTGCTTTTCCTTTTCTCTTAATTTATACCGGTGATTTCGTATTGTTGATTGCGCAACTTTAAGTTTCTCTGAAATTTCTTTATCAGATAATCCCATAGCAATAAATTTTATTAATTCTCTTTGAACATCTGATATTCCAGTAAAACTTGAATTCATATTTAATAAATATTCAAGCATTGAACCATGACTTGTTTCAAGATGCAACTCTGCTGATTTCTTTGCATCATATAGCTTTGAATTTATTTCATATATTCTTCCCCTCTGGAATTCTTCTTCGCATATTATACACCTGTATCCATCATCTTCTTCAATAATCCCTTCTTTGAGCTCACTTATAGTAGCATTCCAAAATAATTCATTTGATTTTATATCCATTAATCTCATTCCCTTTCAATATAACTACTTTCTATTTAATATATTACAGACTTTTATTTATTTTGTCTATATATAAACAAACATTTATCACTAAAGTTTACAATTTTATCAGCATAAACTTTCTGAGTACACCTCATAGGATTTTTCAATGTTCTATTTATTTCAAATAAAAATAGGCCAACCATCTCTATTTATTGTTTATGGTTGACCTATTAATATATTAGATATATCTTAAAACTTACTTGTATTTTTTAATACTTTCAGATTTGAAATTCTATTATTATAATTCTAAAATAAGAGCCTATCTCTTTGCATCTGAATGCTAATTCTATTTCTGCATTCCCCATAATCGTTAGATTTTAGCTTTCTAAACTTGTAGTAATCAAAACTCTCTATAGTATCTTTAGGCGCGAAATTAAAGATTGCTACAATAAAAGCTTTAGCCTTTCGTTTTAACTTAACAAATAAGTTTCCTATTTCATTTTTATTCTTCATATTTATCTTACCTCTACTAATTCCAAATTTCATTCCGTATTTTTTATAATTCCTTTCCTTGAATACTCCCTAAATTCTGCTTCATGATATTCCATTTAACTCACTCCTTTTTTAGTATTTTTAAAATTTTTGAAACAGCTTATTTAATAATAAACTAGCACCACAATAATAGTTTACCCTTACCACAAATTAAATGATATGTAAAAAATTATTATAATTAAACTTTCTTAATTCCGACTCTTTAATTTAGAATCAGCAAAAAACTGCTGAATATAATTTTCAACGCAATATCCAACTAATAATTAATTAGATATTGAGTTGTATATTATTTACAACAGTTTCTTTATAGGATTCCTGTACCTTGCAAATCATTTTATATTATAAATATGAACTTTGTCTTTACTTGGCCTTACTTTTTAGCACTATATGTGATGATTCTAATTTTTCATTATTTAACTTAAATATAATTTTTCTTATACTATCATCTGAAAGATTATATGCCTCTGCAATATCAAAAACTCTTTCGCCTTTTATTAATTTTTCTGATAAATTTATCTATCTCTAATAAATTTGTCAACTCTTTCAAAAGTTGGCATAGCTTCCTGAGCTCCTAGTGCGGTTGTTGAAATAGCACCTACTGCATTTCCAAATATTACACATTCTTTAAGTTCTTTTTCTTTTGCTAGGGCAAAAGCAAATCCCGCATTAAAAGAATCTCCCGCTGCCGTTGTATCTATTGGATCAACAATAAATCCTGGAACTCTAGTAC encodes the following:
- a CDS encoding Nramp family divalent metal transporter, with the protein product MENERGLRSTDVSVTGFVPFKKDRSANISKFRQLLKYLGPAFIVSVAYIDPGNFATNISGGSEFGYALIWVILFSNLMAIFLQIMSAKLGIATGHNLPEMCAKVFSKKTNWVFWIVAEIGAMATDLAEFLGGTLGLYLLFHIPMIYAGIITGIITFFICYMEKYGQKTIEIIISILVAVICIAYTIELFLAKPDWFQVGIHTIIPSLPNSQALLIAVGMLGATVMPHVIYLHSHLVQHRGTDTSIEGKLKHLKMEKIDVTIAMNIAFIVNAAMVIVSAAVFNKNGLIVDTMEQAHASLQPLLGSLSSGAFGIALLASGLSSSAVGTMAGQTIMKGFVNLSIPINIRRLITMMPALAIIALGINPMNTLVLSQVALSFILPFPIIQMLTIARRKDLMGIMANRNWVRILGIIIAAIIISLNMVLLYLTFTGQA
- the ytaF gene encoding sporulation membrane protein YtaF, whose amino-acid sequence is MILILSALLFSLSSNLDNLVIGIAYGIKKIRIDTAANLIVALVTSTGTFLSMLLGIYVSKFLPSFLSNSLGAGIIIILGLYFVIQSIFKLINNKKIKELALKNTNDMIEYAEKSDLDKSGDIDKKEALLVAFALTFNNFGTGVAASVTGVNIELTVILTFIISICTLKLGERAGNHILGKFLGKFAPLISGLLLISLGVIELFN
- a CDS encoding DUF2087 domain-containing protein; translation: MDIKSNELFWNATISELKEGIIEEDDGYRCIICEEEFQRGRIYEINSKLYDAKKSAELHLETSHGSMLEYLLNMNSSFTGISDVQRELIKFIAMGLSDKEISEKLKVAQSTIRNHRYKLREKEKQAKLFLAMMDLLSKTTNKKINKIGKETICDAYKTATTLDDRYNITDKEKKSVVETYMNENGGLRSYPAREKKKIIVLEEISRNFSKGKQYSEKEINRILKRVYEDYVTIRRALIEYGFIERKKDGSSYWIKE
- a CDS encoding L-lactate dehydrogenase; its protein translation is MAIGRSKVVIVGTGSVGAAVAFDMVMNHVCDDLILIDINKEKSWAEATDLQHSLGYSGSKMRVKDGEYEECNDADIVVIAAALPYITGQTRLDMLEKAAGIMNNIVPNIMKSGFSGIIVVITNPVDVMSYYVHKLSGLPASKVIGTGTALDSARLKYHLADVMSVDPQSVHALCMGEHGDSQIIPWSQITVGGKKFLDIINDNKMRLKGFNLNSVTEDIKKIAYRIVNAKGATTFGIAATTVQIVKAILRDENKVIPVSAMLNGEYGESDTYAGVPAVLNNQGVKELVEYHLVESEKAELKESIEIIKDYNKRLKL